In the Quercus lobata isolate SW786 chromosome 5, ValleyOak3.0 Primary Assembly, whole genome shotgun sequence genome, one interval contains:
- the LOC115990592 gene encoding protein DELAY OF GERMINATION 1, which translates to MASDDQERSQCCFLKWMNLQQEELLELHQALALHAHHHNNNINNGNDLIQLVEKRIKHFQDYADKRSRLAQNDVSAFFAPTWCTNWENSLLWIAGCRPSQYIRLIYALSGLEIEAQLNEFLQGTSTGKLGDLCSKQLHQLDSLHSKTIRAEEKLTTQLASLQEDVADQPIAMIAKGLFHVGEINREVDKALDQHEKAMVGVFLCRTMDKQIVKDILAH; encoded by the coding sequence ATGGCAAGTGATGACCAAGAGCGCTCCCAATGCTGTTTCCTCAAATGGATGAATCTCCAACAAGAAGAGCTCTTAGAGCTCCACCAAGCGCTAGCCCTACACgcccaccaccacaacaacaacatcaacaatgGAAACGACCTAATCCAACTCGTAGAAAAGCGCATCAAACACTTCCAAGACTACGCTGACAAGCGAAGCCGACTAGCCCAGAACGACGTTTCTGCTTTCTTTGCTCCAACCTGGTGCACCAACTGGGAAAACTCGCTGCTTTGGATCGCTGGTTGCAGACCTTCCCAATATATCAGACTCATTTATGCGCTGAGTGGGTTGGAAATTGAGGCTCAGCTCAACGAGTTCCTTCAGGGCACAAGCACTGGGAAACTCGGCGACCTTTGTTCCAAACAACTTCACCAACTCGACAGTTTGCACAGCAAAACGATCAGAGCTGAGGAAAAATTGACAACCCAGTTGGCGAGTTTGCAAGAGGATGTAGCAGATCAGCCCATTGCAATGATTGCAAAGGGGTTGTTCCATGTCGGTGAGATAAATAGAGAAGTTGACAAGGCTCTGGATCAACATGAGAAAGCTATGGTTGGTGTTTTCTTATGTCGCACTATGGATAAGCAGattgttaaagatatattagcccattag
- the LOC115989121 gene encoding protein DOG1-like 4 produces MKTQVEERFSEFYEKWIYQLEEHVQQLIRVSKAKLSEPEDSELQALVSRVTSHYKEYYTVKWAGAHEDVLAFFCPVWLSPLENAYLWVTGWKPSMAFQVIDSLKKSVVPCASMVDMSETQVKKIEELRLKIRLEEVKVEREMERLQVAMADRKMVELARLASRVENGDVVGQVDGLVEVALKGLLGGLEKVMKAADCVRLKTLKGVLEVLRPLQCVDFLAAICMLQIRRRQWGKIRDSQKENTSAEIV; encoded by the coding sequence ATGAAAACACAAGTTGAAGAAAGGTTCTCTGAGTTCTATGAGAAGTGGATATACCAACTTGAGGAACATGTCCAACAACTCATAAGGGTGTCTAAAGCGAAGCTCAGTGAACCAGAGGATTCAGAGCTACAAGCTTTGGTGTCAAGGGTTACAAGCCATTATAAGGAGTACTATACTGTGAAATGGGCTGGTGCTCATGAAGATGTGCTTGCTTTCTTCTGTCCAGTATGGTTGAGTCCTTTAGAGAACGCTTATTTATGGGTGACGGGTTGGAAGCCATCTATGGCTTTTCAAGTCATTGACTCTTTGAAAAAGTCTGTGGTGCCTTGTGCTAGTATGGTGGACATGTCTGAGACACAGGTGAAGAAGATTGAGGAGCTGAGGTTGAAAATAAGGTTGGAGGAAGTGAAAGTGGAGAGGGAAATGGAGAGGTTGCAGGTGGCTATGGCGGACCGGAAAATGGTCGAGTTGGCCCGGCTGGCGAGCCGGGTCGAGAACGGTGATGTGGTGGGTCAGGTGGATGGGTTGGTGGAGGTGGCATTGAAGGGATTACTGGGTGGATTGGAGAAGGTGATGAAAGCTGCAGATTGTGTGAGGCTGAAGACTTTGAAGGGTGTGTTGGAAGTGCTGAGGCCATTGCAGTGTGTGGACTTCTTGGCTGCAATTTGTATGCTTCAGATTCGGCGCAGGCAATGGGGGAAGATAAGAGATAGCCAGAAAGAGAATACAAGTGCTGAGATCGTCTAA